The Engystomops pustulosus chromosome 1, aEngPut4.maternal, whole genome shotgun sequence genome has a window encoding:
- the LOC140131002 gene encoding vomeronasal type-2 receptor 26-like — protein MWPDEKKMLCLFKVVEFLSYEKDILLHIFLTFALLLCVITLFILGSFIHYWDTPVVKANNRTVSFILLVSILLSFLCVFFFLGRPVDITCLLRQVSFGNFFTIGVSCVLAKTITVCIAFKATKPGSSWRKLISYKVDNCVVLVCSSMQVLICVIWLLVSPPYVEYNHHTYPGKIIIQCNEGSDICFYSMLGYMGLLAAVSFVLAFMVRTLPDSFNEAKYITFSMLLFCSVWISMIPAYLSTRGKYMVAVEVFAILTSCAGVLGCIFFPKLYILLLKPELNSRNIILNKTKN, from the coding sequence ATGTGGCCCGACGAGAAGAAGATGTTGTGTCTCTTCAAAGTAGTAGAGTTTCTATCCTATGAGAAGGATATATTACttcatatttttttaacatttgctTTGCTTCTGTGTGTTATAACATTGTTCATATTGGGAAGCTTCATCCATTACTGGGACACTCCAGTTGTTAAAGCCAATAACCGGACTGTGAGCTtcatcctcctggtctccatcttgctgagcttcctctgtgtTTTCTTCTTCCTTGGTCGTCCAGTGGACATCACCTGCTTACTGAGACAAGTATCATTTGGGAACTTTTTTACCATTGGAGTCTCTTGTGTTTTGGCCAaaactatcacagtctgcattgCCTTCAAAGCCACCAAACCCGGAAGTTCCTGGAGGAAGCTGATTTCATATAAAGTTGATAACTGTGTAGTCCTGGTGTGTTCTTCTATGCAGGTTCTTATTTGTGTTATTTGGctgctggtgtctcctccttatgtagagtataaccatcacacgtatcctgggaagatcatcattcagtgtaatgaggggtcagatatctgcttctactccatgttgggttatatggggctcctggcagctgtaagctttgttctggctttcatggtgaggacattaccggacagttttaatgaggccaagtacatcaccttcagcatgctgctgttctgcagtgtctggatctccatgatcccggcttatctgagcaccagagggaaatacatggtggctgtggaggtatTCGCCATCCTGACCTCATGTGCCGGAGTTCTGGGTTGTATATTTTTTCCTAAACTTTATATTCTGCTTctaaaaccagaactgaactcaagAAATATCATTCTGAACAAAACAAAGAATTAA